A window of the Paenibacillus woosongensis genome harbors these coding sequences:
- a CDS encoding EndoU domain-containing protein, with protein sequence MDEINIAFNNKVVHKNNRYRGTASTGMKIEFIIKNGKITSAYPLY encoded by the coding sequence ATTGATGAAATAAATATTGCCTTCAACAACAAGGTTGTTCACAAGAATAATAGATATAGAGGAACTGCTAGTACAGGAATGAAGATTGAATTTATTATAAAAAATGGAAAAATTACATCGGCATATCCGTTGTACTAA